A genomic segment from Glycine max cultivar Williams 82 chromosome 1, Glycine_max_v4.0, whole genome shotgun sequence encodes:
- the LOC100808529 gene encoding dirigent family protein precursor yields the protein MPTLNHVLTFTFFLLLSCHCHLLNGQEDTSFGRAIDRKLLGLKRKEKLSHFKFYWHDIVSGRNPTSVAVVPPPPKVNTTTAFGLVNMIDNPLTLGPELSSKLVGKSQGFYASASQTEIDLLMAMNFAFIEGKYNGSTITILGRNCVFHKVREMPVIGGSGLFRFARGYAEARTHWLDLKGGDAIVEYNVYVMHY from the coding sequence ATGCCAACCCTCAACCATGTCCTCACATTCACattcttccttctcctctcTTGCCATTGCCACCTCCTCAATGGCCAAGAGGACACCTCATTTGGCCGTGCCATAGACAGAAAATTGTTAGGcctaaagagaaaagaaaagctcAGCCACTTCAAATTTTATTGGCATGACATAGTGAGTGGCCGCAACCCCACTTCGGTGGCGGTTGTTCCGCCACCGCCGAAGGTGAACACGACCACAGCATTTGGCTTGGTGAACATGATTGACAACCCTTTGACGTTGGGGCCGGAATTGAGCTCCAAGCTTGTGGGAAAATCTCAGGGTTTCTACGCGTCGGCCTCGCAGACTGAGATTGATCTTCTAATGGCTATGAACTTTGCTTTCATTGAAGGTAAGTACAATGGCAGCACCATCACCATCTTGGGGAGGAACTGCGTCTTCCACAAGGTGAGGGAGATGCCTGTGATTGGAGGAAGTGGACTCTTCAGGTTTGCTAGAGGGTATGCTGAGGCTAGGACTCATTGGCTTGATCTCAAGGGTGGGGATGCTATTGTTGAGTACAATGTTTATGTTATGCATTATTGA